Genomic segment of Benincasa hispida cultivar B227 chromosome 1, ASM972705v1, whole genome shotgun sequence:
GTATTCATAACGTCATGAGTTCAGTTTTAATTTGGGCATGGGATAGTTATGCTCAGGCTATCAGAATCGTAGAAAAATCATACTCACGAGTACATGACGAAGATCTAGCCACCACaaataatcttcttctttttcttctgcaTACTCACGGTACTTGCTTACTACAGCCTGTGGTCCAAACATTTCCATCTCTCTTTTGAGCTTGTTCAATTTCTCTtccatgaattttttatttctatcaGGTAACTTGTCCATCAAATCAGCAGCTTCTTGCACTTCTTTCTCAGTAATCCACCGATCAAGATCTTTTCCAATATCTTTCATAATGGATTTGACTTCTGGATCTGTCTCTGCATTATAAGATTCCAAAAATCCCTGGGACCATTTCTTTGTGTGTTGCCAAAATTCCTTCCCTTGTTTTCTACCAGGTCTAACAGATCCATCACTACTTTCTATAATTGTCATAGAATCTTTTCTTTCTTGATTATGAATTTCCATATTGGGATCATCGATATTTTCGATGCTACCATTGGGGTTAGAGGAGTTCTGCTCATATTTATTCATAGAAAGAGGCAGGCCAGCTTTCCCAACAAAAATTGCCTTTCTTTGCTCCAGGAAGTCATTGAAGAATTCAGGGCTCTTTTCAAAAGGAGGACCCTTCCAACGTGGAATGATTTTTTCAGGTGGATCGTATAGACTGATGCCATCTAGAGGAAAGAAAAAAGGGAGAGGGGATCAGGACAAGAAAAAACTACTAAACATAAAAAGTTCAAGAACATTCAAATACCTGCCCCATAGTCAAGATTTTCAATGTTGGAATGAAGCCACTCATGCAACTTCAACAGCTTTTCATTCTCTCTCTCAACTTTCCTCTCAAGACCATTGAAGAATGTAAGCTTGTCCTCAGGATCCATTGCATAGAATGGATCTCGATTTGCCAATTCATTTTCTCTAACCTTAAAAACAATATCTCTAAGGTTTTCGTCTTTCATCCACTCAAGCTCCTCCTCATTGTCATTTTCATACTGTAGTTGTGCTAATGTAGAATTGGCATCAGATTGCTGTTCACCTTTTTCTCTAGCAACTATATAATTATCTCTAAAGCCAACTCCGATCTTTCTAACAAAAGGCTCAACTTCATCAAAATTATCTTCTATCcagtttttcttttctccatatGGCATGGTATCTGTATCACTATCATTACAGTCACGATTCAAGGACTTGTGGAGATTTACTCTGCCACCTACTGAGTGTCCTTCCACAGAGCTTTTAGAGTGGTCGTCCTTCACTGAGATGGAATTTTTATCCCTAAGTGCAGAATCAACATTGTCACTGACCAAAGATGAAGAATCTGACGCCCCAAATGAAAAGGAAGATTTGAACGGTATGTTTTTTGAGTCTGCTTCCTTGTTTGTCTCACTTTCCAATACATTATCGTTTGGCAGCCTTGGAGCAGCAGAAAATTCTTGGGTAGTTCTGCCTTGAATTTTCTCCTCGGGCTTTTGTTTTTGACGTCTTTCAGAAAGATACTCCCTAGCTTCCTTCACTGTTCTTATGATCTTTAGTTTCTTTTGTTCTGAATCTTTTTCTACTTTCTGGGTCTCACAGTAAGAATCAGATTGCATTGAATCCATAATTCCTAAAGAAGTCTTACAATCTTTAACATCCCATGTGATGCTCTTCCCACGATGTGGCACTACATTTGAAGTGCTTGAGACTTGCAAATCCTTCGTCTCTACTGAAGCTACATTGTGAAGCAAACCACTCTCCACATCTTCGAGAACGTGATTATCATGTTTTAAATTATCGGACAGAAAACAGGCACCCTCATCCATATGTTCAATGGTTTCATCTTCATTGGGCAACCTTCCGTTCACAGACAATAGATTATTTTCATCAGAGAAAGACAAGGGGTCTTCTTTTGCCTCCATTCTCCGTGCATCACGGGCCATGTCTCTTATTTCCTGAATTTTGTTACTCAAATCTGCAACACCTGAATTCAGATTGCCAGTAGACTCTCCTAAAACCAGTTTGGTAATGGgtacttttgatttttcttttgctATAGTACGCATAAGTTCTTGTTTATCTAAGCTGGGCTTTTCAAATGACACCTTAGGTGGCTCTGCACGTACTTGAATAATTTCAACTCTACCATTCTCCAGAACCTCTTTCTCCTTTCTAGATTTGATCTTTCTCCTCATCATTTCTTTCTCCAGTTCAGTCAATTCAATATCCTCCTTTTTGAAAgtgaacaacttcttcaaagaAAAGAGTAAGAGAAAACTACATAGAACTAAGCCCCCAACTCCCGAAAACTTGGAAAAAACCTCGGGCCTAAAACTGAAACCCTGAGCAGCCTTAAGAAAGCTAGACTCGTCATCTCCTTGAATTACGAACTTGGCAACTGAACTATTCCTTGGAAGCACATTCTTCCCATTCTCTATTTCTCTAGCAATCCTTTTCGCGGCGGAGATTTTATGATTCACACCCcttggatcgtccaaatccacTGGCTCAACCTGGCTTCTCGTTAAAATTTCGTCCTTGTTGATAGAAACCCATTTGACATTCCCATTTGAATCTTGAAAAATCGTAAATATAGGACCAGAACCAATCCCCCAAAGCTCAATATCTTTCTTATATTGATCAACCCAATTCTCCAATCTATTCCACAAAACAGATTCACCTAAACCTTTTGGTCTCGTCTCAACGGAagtatcactaacatcactacCAACACGACCAGAACTCTCACTACGTTCAGAAATTCTTTCAGGCAATTGAAAATCAGAATttggattgttgggaatgtgaATTCGGCGTACCTGTTGTTCCTGAGCGAGTTTCTTCCTCAGCGAGTTTCTGCGCCTGGTCGGACGAGAAAAACTGGCAAAAATCACCAAGTTCCTTCTACATCTTGGAAGATTAAGTCTTGGGTATCTGTAAATTTTGGAGCTGGGTGCTTGAATTCTGAATGGGTTTTTCTTATTCGAATTTGGAATTGAAAATCTGGGAGAGAAGAGTGAAAGGCCATTACTAAGGATTGGAGATTGAGAAGAGGAAATGGGAGAAAGAAGCTCCATTTGTGAAGTGGGGATTCATAAGAAACGAAGAGCAGTGAACACAGCCAAATGTTGAGCTGCTGGGGAGTTAGCTAAAAACCCTGAATCACCGCAATCCGGAAGATGACGCATTCCTAAACGGCGTCGTTACCTGCAATAACTTGGATTTTGAATTACAAAATCACTCGACATTCTAACTAATAACGATGAtaaaaataccttttttttGTTACAGGTTTGGGTCTCATTTTTGTTTCGcccttaaaattcaaaattatacatagttgttttaatttaatctctatatttaaaaatattataattttatttttcatatttgagttttatttgaatttggtctttaaactttaatatttacatttttaactttaacttttcactaaatactcattttttgttaatgaatttaaaataattaattaaattataattagataaattttcaaagatagaaaaagaagagaaattatttatccaaaataaacaaaattaaacttttttttttatagagaatgatagagattgatagaagtctatgaaaattttgaaattttttcttgGATAATTGGTGAATTGATTTGGAAATTAGAAATTgtactaaaatttaaataattgtgtaagattttgataaaatatttggtaaagataaccaaaattagagaaaatatggaaatatataagatttggtagattataatttgaaaatatataagatttagtagattatatttaaaaaaatattagaatctCTATCTTTAATTTAACTTACCGAGAAAGGGCCAAAAGAGCAAAAACAATGGATGagctagaaaaaaaaataaaaataactaaattttagTGGTAAATTTCGCTTAGAGatcaaaaaactaatttaacgagttttaaaaaatggtgCTAGTTTTGAAAGATAGAAACTTGAGcgtgctatttttgaaaattttccaaatttcttcttctccCCGATTCTAAGATTTGTTCGTCgtcttgtttgttttttgtttttgagaaTAATGACGACTTGAAGAACCAAGAGACgttatattaattcaaaattataaaaatcatcCTTGAAGTATGTGTTCTAATTCTTACTTATGATTGATAATTAAAGTAAGAATTAAATGCTATCTTGACATTGAAACCATTTAAGTCATTGATATTTAAAAGTTTAtacaaaccatttaagttattgatatttaaaaacTTATAAGCCATTCTATTCGTTCTCTTAATTGGGCACAGTGAAATTTACAACACTTACTTAACTATGATTATtacatgaataattatatttttcttacgAAGCTAATTcatcaaagataaaaataaaaattcactACATAGTGGATACTAAACTTCATGGTCAATTATAGTATTTTAGAGTAAagtcatttttgtttttgtttttgtttttgtttttttttttaaaaaaaaagagggaaataattgaaaattgaattgataTACGATGCATAtgcaacaaacaaaaaataaataaatgaaaaaaaaaaaagtggaaaaatGAAGGAAGCTTGAATAATGgacaataaaaaatatttggatttcATATTcaagagtgattttgaaatgctttaaattacttttttttcatattaaaaattatttaaaaatatgtctttaattaattaaaatttaaaaataattaacataattattttttataattttaaaatcaattttcacgTGATAAAAACTGGTTTTCATCCTTGGAAAATCACTCTATGCACTAAATCCATTGacacaaacttcaaaatttaggGACAAATCCTCAGAGTGTTGGAAAATAAAACACGAGACCCATTTTCATTTCCCACTCTTCTACCATACAAAGATCATCTTACTACTCTCTCTCTTaatattaacaaataaaatgCAAAAGTTGtattctaattttctttttcttttatttttttctttttgaatcaTATATGTATTTTAATCTCCAATATAGGATAATGAAATAAGAAGTTTATATGggtctttaaattttagaatagGGTTGAGATAACTTTTGAGTAAAATAATACTCCAAtaaatacttagaattttttaaatcatatttggACACATAGCTAAATAATTTTAAAGGAAACACTGTTTGCTTTTATATAAAGGTAAAAAATTTATCCTCACTTATCACAAAAACAGGggtcatcttttttttttttcttttaattttattttaattatcgGTTTCTAAATCAATAAAGGATTGTAAATGATTTGATTCATTGttcaaccaaaaaaaataaGCGATACTGAAAATTAGGTTCACAAGATTACACAAGATAAATGGAGAAGAAGTTCCAAACATTAATCATAGATGgttttaataataacaataataattattattattatttctaaaattaggttCATTAAGCTCAATTTAATAatcttttagttttctttttttaaaatcacttctcatgttttcaaaaaaaataaaataaaattgataactaacaaaatttaaaacttgtttttgttactaaaaaaaataattcaaatgttCTTGTTTAAGAAATGAGAATACTAAAGTAAAGGAAGCAatgataaattaaaataacaaaaataataatatattatcaaatGAAAGGAAACTTTAAATGAGATGAAATCAATCAAACCTACTAAAAATAACCAAAACAAAAATGCTACTCTAATAACAAAATCATGGCTAGAACTCACTAATATGCACATTTATGGTGAATCTGCCATGTTCTTCTTTGTCGAGTTAATTGTCCACTTTCCTAACATGAAAATCCTCATCAGTCCGTGTTCCAGCAGGAACAATGGAATCAGCTATGTTATTAAGCTCTCCATCTTGTTCTAATATTGACTTGAAGAAGCCTTGACTCAAATACCTTAGTTTTCTATTTGATAactaacatttgtaacggtcagctagtatatttttataaataccaccgatttcaaattcgatttacagaattatcatcattttcttagtttttctgCAAACACCAAATCTATAAGCAATCTTCattaagtaaaagaattcaGATCTTTCCGTGAATGTAAGCATTcttgccgaaccacgtaaatatgtgtcttttttttccttatctttcttgttcaatCGAGTAATTTTTTAATGCAAATCGCACGCCAATCGTTTACATTTCAAATCGCATTGAGTAATAAGATTATCAAGACAATCGTGCATCGATTCATCGCTATCAAGTAGCTCCAAGTACATCGTTTTCACCTTCGAGTTGCACCGAGTATCGTTCAAGAACCATCAAGTACGATCGAGTATTAGTTCTGTTGTCATTGAGTTGCATCAAGGATTTAACAGAGACTAGTCAGACGAAGAAGGAAATTTTGATCGAGGATCGAGCAGCACGCAGCCGAGCATCGAGTTTCGAGTATCGAAGATTTAGCAGAATTGTTCTAAGCCATTTCTTCATCTCTCCAATGTTGATCTTAAGTATTTAGGACTTGTGAAGGGCCATCAGCCCAACATGACTCTTCCTTATCTATCTTGAATTCACATACTTTTTGACTTGAGACCCCTTGGTCCCAAACTACTGTAAAGAATAAAGCAATTTTAGTTCCTTCCAAAGTTCGCTGGCACTCATTGTTTTCTTTGTGTATGTATTCATTAAGAGATCAGAATGTTGAAGCGACACATGTAGTGATTAATCATCCATTTTTGTTCAACAGCCTGGGATTGAGTAGCATTTCCAGAGCTTGATTCTGGCCCAACCACGGCAGTAGGACATTGATCAAAAAATACCAGAACTAAACTATACTTgatcataaactaaaaacataaTTAGATGGTTATCGAATgaacatacaaaaaaaaagtaaaaagtgaAAAGAGAAAAGGGGAATGAAGTTAAGTTACCAGAACTcacatgatataattgaatcgagttttaaaaaaatttccaacATATTACCTCAGCCAAATGTGTTATGTGGAAATAAGAAGATTTACCATAAGACTAGAGGAAAGGAAAAGGCCAATGCATAAGCATAATGATCACCTGTGGTACTAGGAAGCTGCTTTCCATCTTCTTCGTAATACTCCTTAATTGATACCATAGTTGCCCCTCCTCCAAATTTATGCCTGTCACACACTTGTTATTAGATAGCTGAAATAAACCAAAAAATTCTTAGCTAataaaatgatataaaaatGCAGACAGGTTATAAGAGGATCATGTAATCGACAGTTTTAGGTCCCATTGGGGAAACATTACAATGAtgcaatgatttgcatctttcttaagtgcCAAATtccaataacaaaaataaatttttaaaagttataaaaatttagctttgttttacatatatatatataaaagcaaTAACTTTCATGGAGAAAAAGTGAAAGATACATGGGCATAGAAAAGAACAAGCCTGCCAAAATACTCCAACTAAAGGAAGGGGCTCCAACTAAGTTAAAATATTTCCAATGGAATAGTTACAAAAGGTCTCCAAAACTGAAACCCGAAGGGACACATGAACCCTAATTAAGGATTTCACTTTGGATTTGATAAAGAGAAGATAACAAAAGGAAGAGATTTGGAGGTTGAAGtagtatttataggcttaatttttttaaaaaaaaaaaaaatcaaaataattacaaatggtTAAAAAACAGTGCCTTAACAACTGAAGTGTTATCATTTGATAGAAAGAGGATGTAATGTTGTGAAGTTCTTTAAATATTATGTTCAGAATTAGTGCAAACTCAGTTTGCAAGTAGTtaaattacttttatttttaatttatgttagTGGGTTAATTTAGAGTAGAGCATCCTAAGTAGGAAGATGGTGCCTAACGGCTTAGTGGAATTAATGAAGGAGATTTTCAAGGTTAGTGATAGATTTTTAAGTTCAGTACATAAGTGGTTAGGTTTCCATTTGCATGTAGTTGTAATGTTTCCACTTTAATACATATCAAACTCAATTCAAACAGTTGATTATGTGTAATAtttctttcttgttttcaacttctgttctctttatttattgttttctcGTTATATATTACATTCATTGACCTATATTATTCTATAATTTATAGAGGCCAGAGAATACAGACCTG
This window contains:
- the LOC120070178 gene encoding uncharacterized protein LOC120070178 isoform X1, which translates into the protein MELLSPISSSQSPILSNGLSLFSPRFSIPNSNKKNPFRIQAPSSKIYRYPRLNLPRCRRNLVIFASFSRPTRRRNSLRKKLAQEQQVRRIHIPNNPNSDFQLPERISERSESSGRVGSDVSDTSVETRPKGLGESVLWNRLENWVDQYKKDIELWGIGSGPIFTIFQDSNGNVKWVSINKDEILTRSQVEPVDLDDPRGVNHKISAAKRIAREIENGKNVLPRNSSVAKFVIQGDDESSFLKAAQGFSFRPEVFSKFSGVGGLVLCSFLLLFSLKKLFTFKKEDIELTELEKEMMRRKIKSRKEKEVLENGRVEIIQVRAEPPKVSFEKPSLDKQELMRTIAKEKSKVPITKLVLGESTGNLNSGVADLSNKIQEIRDMARDARRMEAKEDPLSFSDENNLLSVNGRLPNEDETIEHMDEGACFLSDNLKHDNHVLEDVESGLLHNVASVETKDLQVSSTSNVVPHRGKSITWDVKDCKTSLGIMDSMQSDSYCETQKVEKDSEQKKLKIIRTVKEAREYLSERRQKQKPEEKIQGRTTQEFSAAPRLPNDNVLESETNKEADSKNIPFKSSFSFGASDSSSLVSDNVDSALRDKNSISVKDDHSKSSVEGHSVGGRVNLHKSLNRDCNDSDTDTMPYGEKKNWIEDNFDEVEPFVRKIGVGFRDNYIVAREKGEQQSDANSTLAQLQYENDNEEELEWMKDENLRDIVFKVRENELANRDPFYAMDPEDKLTFFNGLERKVERENEKLLKLHEWLHSNIENLDYGADGISLYDPPEKIIPRWKGPPFEKSPEFFNDFLEQRKAIFVGKAGLPLSMNKYEQNSSNPNGSIENIDDPNMEIHNQERKDSMTIIESSDGSVRPGRKQGKEFWQHTKKWSQGFLESYNAETDPEVKSIMKDIGKDLDRWITEKEVQEAADLMDKLPDRNKKFMEEKLNKLKREMEMFGPQAVVSKYREYAEEKEEDYLWWLDLRHVLCIELYTMEDGEHRIGFYSLEMAADLELEPKPCHVIAFEDAGDCKNFCHIIQSHMEMLGTGNAFIVPRPPKDAFREAKANGFGVTVIRKGELQLNVDQTLEEVEEQITEIGSKMYHDKIMKDRSVDISSLMKGVFGLRNTPRRGRSKRKLKKLKEK
- the LOC120070178 gene encoding uncharacterized protein LOC120070178 isoform X2, with product MELLSPISSSQSPILSNGLSLFSPRFSIPNSNKKNPFRIQAPSSKIYRYPRLNLPRCRRNLVIFASFSRPTRRRNSLRKKLAQEQQVRRIHIPNNPNSDFQLPERISERSESSGRVGSDVSDTSVETRPKGLGESVLWNRLENWVDQYKKDIELWGIGSGPIFTIFQDSNGNVKWVSINKDEILTRSQVEPVDLDDPRGVNHKISAAKRIAREIENGKNVLPRNSSVAKFVIQGDDESSFLKAAQGFSFRPEVFSKFSGVGGLVLCSFLLLFSLKKLFTFKKEDIELTELEKEMMRRKIKSRKEKEVLENGRVEIIQVRAEPPKVSFEKPSLDKQELMRTIAKEKSKVPITKLVLGESTGNLNSGVADLSNKIQEIRDMARDARRMEAKEDPLSFSDENNLLSVNGRLPNEDETIEHMDEGACFLSDNLKHDNHVLEDVESGLLHNVASVETKDLQVSSTSNVVPHRGKSITWDVKDCKTSLGIMDSMQSDSYCETQKVEKDSEQKKLKIIRTVKEAREYLSERRQKQKPEEKIQGRTTQEFSAAPRLPNDNVLESETNKEADSKNIPFKSSFSFGASDSSSLVSDNVDSALRDKNSISVKDDHSKSSVEGHSVGGRVNLHKSLNRDCNDSDTDTMPYGEKKNWIEDNFDEVEPFVRKIGVGFRDNYIVAREKGEQQSDANSTLAQLQYENDNEEELEWMKDENLRDIVFKVRENELANRDPFYAMDPEDKLTFFNGLERKVERENEKLLKLHEWLHSNIENLDYGADGISLYDPPEKIIPRWKGPPFEKSPEFFNDFLEQRKAIFVGKAGLPLSMNKYEQNSSNPNGSIENIDDPNMEIHNQERKDSMTIIESSDGSVRPGRKQGKEFWQHTKKWSQGFLESYNAETDPEVKSIMKDIGKDLDRWITEKEVQEAADLMDKLPDRNKKFMEEKLNKLKREMEMFGPQAVVSKYREYAEEKEEDYLWWLDLRHVLCIELYTMEDGEHRIGFYSLEMAADLELEPKPCHVIAFEDAGDCKNFCHIIQSHMEMLGTGNAFIVPRPPKFRCWF